In the genome of Carassius auratus strain Wakin unplaced genomic scaffold, ASM336829v1 scaf_tig00031052, whole genome shotgun sequence, one region contains:
- the LOC113080366 gene encoding uncharacterized protein LOC113080366, whose protein sequence is MDYRKTVHVPQLSNEMQLNVMNWVKSGQMSIDEALMRANNDMLHKQRNFEPEEKQSQYNFSVRKFNRYIWQKRVLQIDFSTSFLCSIEKGIVKRQLCFSEVKNCHDAPGTRFSISFRDRSDYELEAASLEDKQQIMQLINQIIYSNIYSPLVNGSVETRSSPLPPTPDNLKEGQILLQRGGLASFKWKKYEHFVTLFSLWFL, encoded by the exons ATGGATTACAGAAAGACAGTGCATGTTCCTCag CTTAGCAACGAAATGCAGCTGAATGTCATGAACTGGGTGAAATCAGGCCAAATGAGTATCGATGAAGCTCTGATGCGGGCTAACAATGACATGTTACACAAGCAGAGGAACTTTGAGCCGGAG GAAAAACAGTCACAGTACAACTTCAGTGTCCGCAAGTTCAACCGCTATATATGGCAGAAACGGGTGCTGCAG attGATTTCAGCACAAGCTTTTTGTGCAGCATCGAGAAAGGCATTGTAAAACGGCAGCTCTGTTTTTCTGAGGTGAAAAACTGCCACGATGCACCAGGTACCAGGTTCTCCATTTCGTTTAGAGATCGGTCGGACTATGAGCTGGAAGCTGCGTCCTTAGAGGACAAGCAGCAG ATCATGCAGCTGATAAATCAGATCATCTACAGTAATATATACAGCCCTCTGGTGAACGGGTCTGTGGAAACCCGTTCTTCACCCTTGCCTCCAACTCCAGACAACCTCAAAGAGGGTCAGATTTTACTGCAGAGAGGAGGACTGGCATCATTCAAATGGAAGAAGTATgaacattttgtaactttgttttctCTCTGGTTCTTGTAA